A window of Pseudomonadota bacterium genomic DNA:
CGGCTGGCTCCGCCACGATCTTCGCCCGCGCGCCTAACCAAGCGCCAAAAAGACGCGCTTCAAGCCCCGGGATTCGGTGGGTGGCTTGCTTGATCCAATTGGCCAGCGCCGTTTAGACGCGCTTTTTCCACCCCCGGCGACAGCCACCATCGCACAGCCGCAATCCCGTCCTCCGATCAGGTTCCGGGGGCGGGCAGGTGCCGTTGAGTGGGATGCCGCTCTCAGCGCTGCGTGTCAATCAATTCCGTCCGGGGGTTGTTCCACGTCAGGGCGCTGGATTGCAGCATATGGGCTGCAGGCCCCTGTCTGCGAAGTGGACACGGTCGACGCACACACCCCACGAATACGGTGCCAACAGCCCGCAGCTGCCGTCCCGGCGGCAGCAGCCGGCCATGGCGCAGTTGCCCAGCCAATCAAAGTTCAAGGTGGCGGGCGGGCACGCGGAGCCCAAGTTATGCGGGGGCCAGCCGCTCTTGTCGTCGTTGGGCACGCAGGTGTTTCCGAGCTGCAGGCCGCAGCCACCCGCAGGCGTGCAACACAACAGCTCTTGAACTTGGGCGTCCTCGCAAATCGGCCCTTGACTACCGCAATAGAGGCTTGCCTGCCCCCTGGGTTGGCCCGCCAAGCCCTGTAGAAAGGGGAAGTCGCAGTTGTATCCGTCGCCCCCAATGCCAAGGCCGGCCGCGCCCAACGAGCCGCCGCTGCCGCCCCAGCCACCGGCAGCCCCAACGCCCCAGGCGCCGCCCCAGTGACCGGCTCCGGCCCAACCGCCCGCGCCCACCCAGCCGCCGAGACCTCCGAAGCCCGCCACACCGACTCCACCGCCTGCCCAGGGGCGGGCGCCGCCAACGCCGCCCCAGCCGCCGGATGCTGCCCAGCCGCACGTGGAACCACCGGCGCCGCCCCAGGCGCCGCCACCGCCCCGGCCACCGGCCGCTCCCACGCCACCAGCGCTGCCTCCGTTACCCGCTGCGCCACCCGAGTTGCAGGCACATAGGAGCACCAGCAACGCACACCACCTCCGGACAGCGCTACGTGTGCTCGCCGCCATTGGGAGCCCTAATCCCCCAACGTATCCCATGCGATGCCATGGGTCGTGCCGAACGGGACGCCATTCCAGTTGATCATGAAGAGCTTGATGTCGTAGTCCTTGGCGTTAGGTGAGTTATTGTCCACGGATACGAACTGGTAGTTGCTGGCGGGATGCTGCGAGCATGCCTCGATGTTGCCAGTCTGCGCATCGTAGATACATAGCGAGTGATTCGGGTAGGGCGCCGAGGAACAAGGGGGAGGCTCGCACTGCTGGGGCTGCGAGAACAGGATCGATGCGACAAGAAGCGTCTCTTGGTCGCCGGCGCGCGCATGATAGACCTCCGGAAACAGCTGGCCCGCGGGATGCGTGCTCGGGCTCAGGCTATGCGCGTTGAACCCTCTCAGTTTGTAGGACCCTCCACCGGTGTTGTAGTGACTGGGTTTGAGCAGATGGACGGTGGCATTCGCGTTGACCAGGCCCGCGCCGTCCCAATCATCTACCGCGTCGTGCAGGTTCAGCGGCCATACCCCATGGACGTTGGCCTCGCTTTCGACCGATACCATGAGCGCGGGGACCATGACCTCCGGCCACCACTTCAGCCCCGGGTTCTGATGATGGACGCTCGCCACGATGCCCGAAATGATGGGTACCGCATAGCTGGTGCCAACCGCCCCTCCCTTGGGAACGTTGGTGTCGTCACACGGGTCCGGAGGATTCGGGGGGGTGCAGGGAGGGGAGTGCTGCGCCGTGTTGACGCCGACCCCGGGAGCCAGGATATGGGGCAGCTCCCAACCTGGGATCAGGTTCATTCCCTGCGAGAACCAGGGCATGGTGGCCGCGCTGCGGCTGGTGGACCCCGCATCGTCGGCCGCGCCCACGACGATGCCGTTGCGGTTGGCGCTGCCCACCTTCAGCCAATTACCTCCGTTGGCTGTCCCAGTCACGAACGTTGGATAGGGCGGCTGCGTAACAAGATAGTCTTGATACATCTCAATCAGGCTTTGCGAGGTTTCTTGCGCCCTGTTGTACTTATGGGCTTCGCTGCTGTTGAGAATGCTGGCTCCCTTGCCGGTTGCCCACCAGGCAGCGCTGATCCAGTCGTTCGGGGCGCCCGGCATTAACCTGCAGTCTCCCAAGACAGCCGTGCTGTAGTTGGCGATCAGGAGGTTCGCGCCACTTGCCGTGCCACCGAACGTCAGTCCTGACGACCGGATTATGCCTGCGACCTCCCTTGCATGGGGCAAACCTATTCCTTTAGGCGA
This region includes:
- a CDS encoding S8 family serine peptidase, encoding VRDDLPTKEEILADDRVRDQALEAIRQRTQGAIRDFKKSIKGMPGVDYIAPVEVDKAFAPLLHIEATPAALRKIGGLADVIRLAWGVNEQEAMGEAFDGITRQNIVRDVQGWDGTGVNVAVWEGDYPESWFDLQSVPLVPVGSGCMGMWGFERECHCPSPKGIGLPHAREVAGIIRSSGLTFGGTASGANLLIANYSTAVLGDCRLMPGAPNDWISAAWWATGKGASILNSSEAHKYNRAQETSQSLIEMYQDYLVTQPPYPTFVTGTANGGNWLKVGSANRNGIVVGAADDAGSTSRSAATMPWFSQGMNLIPGWELPHILAPGVGVNTAQHSPPCTPPNPPDPCDDTNVPKGGAVGTSYAVPIISGIVASVHHQNPGLKWWPEVMVPALMVSVESEANVHGVWPLNLHDAVDDWDGAGLVNANATVHLLKPSHYNTGGGSYKLRGFNAHSLSPSTHPAGQLFPEVYHARAGDQETLLVASILFSQPQQCEPPPCSSAPYPNHSLCIYDAQTGNIEACSQHPASNYQFVSVDNNSPNAKDYDIKLFMINWNGVPFGTTHGIAWDTLGD